From one Eucalyptus grandis isolate ANBG69807.140 chromosome 9, ASM1654582v1, whole genome shotgun sequence genomic stretch:
- the LOC120288118 gene encoding protein trichome birefringence-like 19, which translates to MKVPLSEHHGDRNAPQHNAGVNFRRATMIVPAVILLAAIPLWLLVVSSPVQPQDYPPARLMEDENGSPEDTVLGAAVAAAAVPVVREKKCDVFVGKWVYRPDAPTYYTNETCYAISDQQNCMKFGRPDMEFLKWRWEPDGCELPPFNAAEFAEMARGKSIAFVGDSLGRNHMQSLLCLLSSVDQPEDISLRYTTDYNFKRWYLPKHNLTLGTFWAPFLVRTTDARGGQTLNGILTLHLDELHPSWSAEISAFDYVIVSAGQWFFRPLIYYRNGRLLGCSACGQDNVTEVSRFQAYQAALRTTLRAITGRKGREGSGGGGTTFLRTFSPAHFEHGDWTDGGSCPRTRPFGSDEKKLEGYDLEFYVAQVEEFLEAERQARADGSKIRLLDTTRAMLLRPDGHPNRQCNWPKSNVGRADCVHWCLPGPIDTWNELLFYVMKSDRGGKFAQRKLQNLRS; encoded by the exons ATGAAGGTCCCGCTCTCGGAGCATCACGGCGATAGGAACGCGCCGCAGCACAACGCAGGTGTCAACTTCAGGAGGGCGACGATGATCGTTCCCGCCGTGATTCTTCTTGCCGCGATCCCTCTATGGCTCCTCGTTGTGAGCTCGCCCGTCCAGCCTCAAGATTATCCTCCAGCACGGTTGATGGAGGACGAGAACGGCAGCCCCGAGGACACAGTATTGGGGGCGGCAGTGGCAGCGGCGGCAGTGCCGGTGGTGAGGGAGAAGAAATGCGACGTGTTCGTGGGGAAATGGGTGTACCGCCCGGACGCGCCGACATACTACACCAACGAGACTTGCTATGCGATAAGCGACCAGCAGAACTGCATGAAGTTCGGGAGGCCCGACATGGAGTTCCTGAAGTGGCGTTGGGAGCCGGACGGGTGCGAGCTCCCCCCGTTCAACGCTGCCGAGTTCGCTGAGATGGCGCGAGGGAAGTCAATCGCCTTCGTCGGCGACTCTCTGGGGAGGAACCACATGCAGTCCCTGTTGTGCCTCTTGTCCAGC GTAGACCAACCGGAGGACATATCTCTCCGGTACACCACGGACTACAACTTCAAGCGGTGGTACCTCCCCAAGCACAACCTAACCCTAGGCACCTTCTGGGCCCCTTTCCTGGTCCGCACCACCGACGCCCGCGGTGGCCAGACCCTCAACGGCATCCTCACGCTCCACCTAGACGAGCTCCACCCTTCTTGGTCCGCTGAGATCAGCGCCTTTGACTATGTCATCGTCTCGGCGGGCCAGTGGTTCTTCCGCCCGCTCATCTACTACCGGAACGGGCGGCTCCTGGGCTGTTCAGCATGCGGGCAGGACAACGTGACCGAGGTGTCGAGGTTCCAGGCATATCAAGCGGCGCTACGCACCACGCTGAGAGCCATCACGGGAAGGAAGGGCCGTGAGGGCAGCGGCGGGGGCGGCACCACATTCCTGAGGACGTTCTCGCCAGCACACTTCGAGCACGGGGACTGGACCGACGGGGGGAGCTGCCCAAGGACGCGGCCGTTCGGGAGCGACGAGAAGAAGCTGGAGGGCTACGACCTGGAGTTCTACGTGGCGCAGGTGGAGGAGTTCCTGGAAGCGGAGAGGCAGGCGAGGGCGGATGGGTCGAAGATCCGGCTGCTCGACACGACGCGGGCGATGCTGCTCCGGCCCGACGGGCATCCGAACCGACAGTGCAACTGGCCCAAGAGCAACGTGGGCCGGGCCGATTGTGTGCACTGGTGCTTGCCCGGCCCGATCGATACGTGGAACGAGCTCTTGTTTTATGTGATGAAGTCGGACAGAGGTGGGAAGTTCGCTCAAAGGAAGCTACAGAACTTGCGCAGCTGA
- the LOC120288515 gene encoding uncharacterized protein K02A2.6-like yields MVTLFHDMMHKEIEVYVDDMIAKSRQGEDHVGVLQKLFKRLRKFKLRLNPTKCVFGTRLGKLLGFMVSNKGIEIDPSKVKAICDLRAPITTKEVRSLMGRLNYVARFIYQLFETSKPFFKLLKKNAKIEWDIECQGCDNTRFHHRILLVTENDPIRYLLEKPALVGKLAKWQILISEFDIQSLGQKSVKGRAIVDMLAESPEWSRTFDEDSDAGEQILLVSSDKWTMYFDGAVNLVKSECLGRSYLPRRCPAYCMTIEEEPDGQPWYHDILKYLQNDYFTKWIEANSYVNVTAKNVAKFIRRDIVARYGVPEAIITDNGTNLNNKVVDGLFSEFRIKHLNSSPYRPQMNGAVEAANKNIKKILSKTAENYHDWHDRLPYALMAYRTSICTSTGATPFSLVYGMEAVLPVEVEVPSLRVLSQSMLDETEWMQQRHEQSNLIDEKRLQAVCHGQCYQRRVAKAFNRRVRPRYFEVNDQC; encoded by the exons ATGGTCAcgttgtttcatgacatgatgcacaaggagaTTGAGGTATAcgtggatgatatgattgcaaagtcaAGACAGGGTGAGGACCATGTTGGAGTCTTGCAAAAGCTGTTCAAACGTCTTCGGAAATTCAAGCTGCGCCTTAATCCCACAAAATGCGTTTTTGGGACGAGATTAGGGAAGCTGTTAGGGTTCATGGTTAGCAACAagggcatagagattgatccgTCAAAGGTCAAGGCTATTTGTGATTTACGAGCCCCGATCACCACCAAGGAGGTCCGCAGCTTGATGGGGCGGCTCAATTATGTGGCGAGGTTCATCTATCAATTGTTTGAAACATCGAAACCATTCTTCAAACtcctgaaaaagaatgcaaagattgagtggGATATTGAGTGTCAGG GTTGCGACAATACACGCTTCCATCACCGAATCCTGTTGGTGACCGAAAATGATCCCATCAGATACCTCCTGGAGAAGCCGGCATTGGTTGGCAAGTTGGCCAAGTGGCAAATATTAATTTCAGAGTTTGACATTCAGAGCCTGGGGCAGAAGTccgttaaaggtcgcgccataGTAGACATGTTGGCAGAAAGTCCCGAGTGGTCCAGGACATTTGATGAAGATAGTGATGCAGGGGAGcaaattttacttgtatcaagTGACAAATGGACGATGTACTTCGATGGTGCAGTTAATTTAGTCAAGTCGGAGTGCTTGGGGCGTTCTTATCTCCCTAGGCG GTGCCCAGCTTATTGCATGACGATTGAAGAAGAACCGGACGGACAGCCTTGGTATCATGACATCTTAAAGTATCTGCAGAATG ACTATTTTACTAAGTGGATCGAGGCCAATTCATATGTTAATGTTACTGCCAAGAATGTGGCGAAGTTCATTCGTCGCGACATTGTCGCTCGCTACGGGGTGCCGGAGGCGATCATTACCGACAATGGCactaatttgaacaacaaagtcgTAGATGGATTGTTTAGTGAGTTTCGaattaagcatttgaactcGTCACCGTATCGTCCTCAGATGAATGGAGCAGTGGAGGCGGCgaacaagaacataaagaaaatcctatcgAAGACTGCCGAGAATTATCATGATTGGCATGATAGACTCCCTTACGCGTTAATGGCGTATCGAACTTCTATCTGCACCTCCacaggggcaactcctttttcacTCGTGTATGGGATGGAGGCAGTCTTAcctgttgaagttgaggtcccTTCTTTAAGGGTCCTTTCCCAATCTATGCTCGATGAGACCGAGTGGATGCAACAGAGGCATGAGCAGTCaaacttgattgatgagaagagattgcaagCTGTGTGTCATGGCCAATGCTATCAGAGACGAGTTGCAAAAGCCTTCAATCGAAGGGTGCGTCCTAGATACTTTGAAGTCAATGACCAGTGCTGA
- the LOC104419482 gene encoding protein trichome birefringence-like 19, giving the protein MKGEIQSHHHRTTPKIVLLVTILFALLIIISLYNPFLSQPLLIFSRTTSSSSSSSSDEAVVAVEEDDPAIGSSTAEICDIFTGEWVPNPRAPYYTNKTCWAIHEHQNCMKYGRPDTDFMKWRWKPDGCELPLFNPAQFLELVRGKSMAFVGDSVARNQMQSMICLLSRVEYPIDVSHTSNQQYMRWRYVTYNFTLANFWTPHLVKSAETDPNGPTKTGLFSLHLDEADDRWLSEAEEFDYLIVSAGHWFYRPLVFHEGGKIVGCHFCLLENVPDLTKFYGYRKAFRTAFKAINGLKNYKGITYLRTFAPSHFEGGIWNQGGNCVRTRPFQSNETALADENLELYMIQVEEFRKAEQEARERGLKYRLLDTTQATLMRPDGHPSRYGHWPHENVTLYNDCVHWCLPGPIDTWSDFLLEMLKTEGRRSREEKLRFSDRKLKA; this is encoded by the exons ATGAAAGGAGAGATACAGTCGCACCACCACAGAACCACACCGAAGATAGTCCTCCTCGTCACCATCCTCTTCGCCctcctcatcatcatctccCTCTACAACCCTTTCCTCTCTCAGCCCCTCCTCATCTTCTCAAGAAcaacctcctcctcttcctcctcctcctcggatGAGGCTGTCGTCGCGGTTGAAGAGGATGACCCTGCCATCGGCTCAAGCACGGCGGAGATCTGCGACATATTCACGGGGGAGTGGGTGCCGAACCCGCGGGCGCCGTACTACACGAACAAGACCTGCTGGGCGATCCACGAGCACCAGAACTGCATGAAGTATGGCCGGCCCGACACCGACTTCATGAAGTGGCGGTGGAAGCCGGACGGCTGCGAGCTCCCCCTCTTCAACCCGGCGCAGTTCCTGGAGCTGGTGAGGGGCAAGTCCATGGCATTCGTGGGGGACTCCGTGGCCAGGAACCAAATGCAGTCCATGATCTGCCTCCTTTCTAGG GTGGAATATCCGATTGATGTCTCGCACACGTCGAATCAGCAATACATGCGCTGGAGGTACGTGACCTACAACTTCACGCTCGCCAACTTCTGGACGCCCCACCTGGTCAAGTCCGCGGAGACCGACCCGAACGGGCCGACCAAGACGGGcctcttcagcctccacctcgACGAGGCCGACGACAGGTGGTTGTCCGAGGCCGAGGAGTTTGACTACCTGATCGTCTCCGCAGGGCATTGGTTCTACCGTCCGCTCGTCTTCCACGAGGGCGGCAAGATTGTGGGGTGCCATTTTTGCTTGCTAGAGAACGTTCCGGACCTGACCAAGTTCTACGGCTACCGGAAGGCGTTCAGGACAGCGTTCAAGGCCATCAACGGGCTCAAGAACTACAAGGGCATCACCTACCTGAGGACCTTCGCGCCTTCTCACTTCGAAGGCGGGATTTGGAACCAGGGCGGCAACTGCGTCCGGACAAGGCCGTTCCAGAGCAACGAGACCGCGCTCGCCGACGAGAACCTCGAGCTGTACATGATCCAGGTGGAGGAGTTCCGGAAGGCTGAGCAGGAAGCGAGGGAGAGGGGGCTCAAGTACCGGCTGCTCGACACGACGCAGGCGACGCTGATGCGGCCGGACGGCCACCCGAGCCGGTACGGGCACTGGCCGCACGAGAACGTGACCCTGTACAACGACTGCGTGCATTGGTGCCTGCCGGGGCCGATCGACACGTGGAGCGACTTCCTGCTCGAGATGCTGAAGACCGAGGGCCGGAGGTCAAGGGAAGAGAAGCTCCGGTTCAGCGACCGGAAGTTGAAGGCCTAA